The following are from one region of the Calypte anna isolate BGI_N300 chromosome 13, bCalAnn1_v1.p, whole genome shotgun sequence genome:
- the YIPF5 gene encoding protein YIPF5 isoform X1 — protein MSGFDSFSTEFFQSSYSIDEQAQGYDYSGRPYGRQCGGYEYSQQSAFVPPEMMQQQQPYTGQIYQPSPAYTPASAQSFYGSSFEDEPPLLEELGINFDHIWQKTLTVLHPLKVADGSIMNETDLAGPMVFCLAFGATLLLAGKIQFGYVYGISAIGCLGMFCLLNLMSMTGVSFGCVASVLGYCLLPMILLSTFAVVFSLHHGRTAAFGGLPLRPALRSLRSHLRVLNRLSQAAGLQWAKKALKKKQKKKKTSPGNII, from the exons ATGTCGGGGTTCGACAGCTTCAGCACCGAGTTCTTCCAGAGCAGTTACAGCATCGATGAGCAGGCGCAGGGCTACGACTACAGCGGGAGGCCCTACGGCAG GCAGTGTGGAGGTTATGAGTACTCCCAGCAGAGTGCCTTTGTCCCTCCAGAGatgatgcagcagcagcagccctacACGGGGCAGATCtaccagcccagccctgcctaCACTCCAGCCTCAGCTCAGTCCTTCTATGGCAGCAGCTTTGAGGATGAACCTCCTCTGTTAGAAG AACTGGGGATCAACTTTGACCACATCTGGCAGAAAACcctgacagtgctgcaccccCTGAAGGTGGCAGATGGGAGCATCATGAACGAGACAGACCTGGCTGGACCAATGGTCTTCTGCCTGGCCTTTGGGGCCACCTTGTTACTG GCTGGTAAGATTCAGTTTGGTTACGTGTATGGCATCAGTGCCATCGGGTGCCTGGGGATGTTCTGTCTCCTGAACCTGATGAGCATGACCGGCGTCTCCTTCGGCTGCGTGGCCAGTGTCCTGGGGTACTGCCTGCTCCCCATGATCCTCCTCTCCAcctttgctgttgtgttttcctTGCA CCATGGAAGGACAGCAGCTTTTGGTGGCCTACCCCTGCGCCCTGCTCTACGGAGTCTTCGCTCTCATCTCCGTGTTCTGAACAGACTGTCCCAAGCTGCTGGACTCCAGTGGGccaaaaaagcattaaaaaaaaaacaaaaaaaaaagaaaacatcccCAGGGAACATTATTTAG
- the YIPF5 gene encoding protein YIPF5 isoform X2, protein MSGFDSFSTEFFQSSYSIDEQAQGYDYSGRPYGRQCGGYEYSQQSAFVPPEMMQQQQPYTGQIYQPSPAYTPASAQSFYGSSFEDEPPLLEELGINFDHIWQKTLTVLHPLKVADGSIMNETDLAGPMVFCLAFGATLLLAGKIQFGYVYGISAIGCLGMFCLLNLMSMTGVSFGCVASVLGYCLLPMILLSTFAVVFSLQGVLGIILTAGVIGWCSFSASKIFISALAMEGQQLLVAYPCALLYGVFALISVF, encoded by the exons ATGTCGGGGTTCGACAGCTTCAGCACCGAGTTCTTCCAGAGCAGTTACAGCATCGATGAGCAGGCGCAGGGCTACGACTACAGCGGGAGGCCCTACGGCAG GCAGTGTGGAGGTTATGAGTACTCCCAGCAGAGTGCCTTTGTCCCTCCAGAGatgatgcagcagcagcagccctacACGGGGCAGATCtaccagcccagccctgcctaCACTCCAGCCTCAGCTCAGTCCTTCTATGGCAGCAGCTTTGAGGATGAACCTCCTCTGTTAGAAG AACTGGGGATCAACTTTGACCACATCTGGCAGAAAACcctgacagtgctgcaccccCTGAAGGTGGCAGATGGGAGCATCATGAACGAGACAGACCTGGCTGGACCAATGGTCTTCTGCCTGGCCTTTGGGGCCACCTTGTTACTG GCTGGTAAGATTCAGTTTGGTTACGTGTATGGCATCAGTGCCATCGGGTGCCTGGGGATGTTCTGTCTCCTGAACCTGATGAGCATGACCGGCGTCTCCTTCGGCTGCGTGGCCAGTGTCCTGGGGTACTGCCTGCTCCCCATGATCCTCCTCTCCAcctttgctgttgtgttttcctTGCA GGGAGTCCTGGGGATTATTCTCACAGCTGGAGTCATTGGCTGGTGCAGCTTTTCAGCTTccaaaatctttatttctgcCTTAGCCATGGAAGGACAGCAGCTTTTGGTGGCCTACCCCTGCGCCCTGCTCTACGGAGTCTTCGCTCTCATCTCCGTGTTCTGA
- the YIPF5 gene encoding protein YIPF5 isoform X3 codes for MSRRRATTTAGGPTAEMMQQQQPYTGQIYQPSPAYTPASAQSFYGSSFEDEPPLLEELGINFDHIWQKTLTVLHPLKVADGSIMNETDLAGPMVFCLAFGATLLLAGKIQFGYVYGISAIGCLGMFCLLNLMSMTGVSFGCVASVLGYCLLPMILLSTFAVVFSLHHGRTAAFGGLPLRPALRSLRSHLRVLNRLSQAAGLQWAKKALKKKQKKKKTSPGNII; via the exons ATGAGCAGGCGCAGGGCTACGACTACAGCGGGAGGCCCTACGGCAG AGatgatgcagcagcagcagccctacACGGGGCAGATCtaccagcccagccctgcctaCACTCCAGCCTCAGCTCAGTCCTTCTATGGCAGCAGCTTTGAGGATGAACCTCCTCTGTTAGAAG AACTGGGGATCAACTTTGACCACATCTGGCAGAAAACcctgacagtgctgcaccccCTGAAGGTGGCAGATGGGAGCATCATGAACGAGACAGACCTGGCTGGACCAATGGTCTTCTGCCTGGCCTTTGGGGCCACCTTGTTACTG GCTGGTAAGATTCAGTTTGGTTACGTGTATGGCATCAGTGCCATCGGGTGCCTGGGGATGTTCTGTCTCCTGAACCTGATGAGCATGACCGGCGTCTCCTTCGGCTGCGTGGCCAGTGTCCTGGGGTACTGCCTGCTCCCCATGATCCTCCTCTCCAcctttgctgttgtgttttcctTGCA CCATGGAAGGACAGCAGCTTTTGGTGGCCTACCCCTGCGCCCTGCTCTACGGAGTCTTCGCTCTCATCTCCGTGTTCTGAACAGACTGTCCCAAGCTGCTGGACTCCAGTGGGccaaaaaagcattaaaaaaaaaacaaaaaaaaaagaaaacatcccCAGGGAACATTATTTAG